From Trichocoleus sp., a single genomic window includes:
- the istB gene encoding IS21-like element helper ATPase IstB, with product MNSNPNQSLSLLLKQLRLSHMLSHWQTLEAKATQEGWSYSQFLQALCQLEVERKGAVRLQRALKEAQLPCGKSFTSFNFEHCPSLNPAPLLQLSQDTRWLEQAENLILLGPSGVGKTHLGSAVARSAIELGKRAKFFSATTLVQQLQYAKLQLQLPTLLSKLDRFDLLIVDDLGYVRKSEAETSVLFELIAHRYERKSLLVTANQPFSQWDAIFSDSTMTVAAVDRLVHHALIIDIQAESFRKQAAVERSPLK from the coding sequence ATGAACAGCAACCCGAATCAGAGTCTGAGTCTGCTGCTCAAGCAACTGCGGCTGTCGCACATGCTGAGCCACTGGCAGACGCTGGAGGCGAAAGCGACTCAGGAGGGATGGTCGTACTCCCAATTTCTGCAAGCGCTTTGTCAATTGGAGGTGGAGCGGAAAGGGGCAGTGAGACTGCAACGCGCCCTCAAAGAAGCGCAACTGCCTTGCGGAAAAAGCTTTACAAGCTTCAACTTTGAGCATTGTCCGAGCCTTAACCCGGCTCCCTTGCTCCAATTGAGTCAGGACACCCGTTGGTTGGAACAGGCAGAGAACCTAATCTTACTGGGACCCAGTGGCGTCGGGAAGACACATCTCGGCTCGGCTGTGGCGAGGTCTGCGATTGAGTTGGGCAAGCGAGCCAAGTTTTTCTCTGCAACGACCTTGGTTCAGCAATTGCAATACGCCAAACTGCAACTGCAGTTACCCACTTTGCTGTCAAAACTCGACCGTTTCGATCTGCTGATTGTAGATGACCTGGGCTATGTGCGTAAAAGTGAGGCAGAAACGAGTGTGCTGTTCGAGTTGATTGCCCACCGCTACGAGCGCAAAAGCTTGCTTGTGACTGCAAATCAACCGTTCAGCCAGTGGGATGCCATCTTTTCGGACTCCACCATGACAGTGGCAGCCGTAGACCGATTGGTACATCATGCCCT